The following are from one region of the Anguilla rostrata isolate EN2019 chromosome 7, ASM1855537v3, whole genome shotgun sequence genome:
- the tes gene encoding testin yields the protein MEVEKEIKKMTLGHEIGAGAACLKCKEKCEGFELHFWRKICRNCKCGLEDHDVQMGTAEDRKVGRLFEDTKYTGLMAKLKKDGVPSYGGAMVTLPTTLPVSAIPISTAHASAVPMNAASASAMPARVAPASGLPAKAAPANATPATTVPAKATPSSTVANATPISATLAKKDVPVMTATYEWVPPVANQCLVVRYIELLPVEKRPVVGSEGAAYRKKQMAKQLPEHDQDPSKCHELSPNEVRQMEQYVKKYKEDALGMGDLVLPEEMSQVQPQAGGKGGSGAGAGAGAGGPAGAGPGAGVEAGPGGAAGSRGMTAAVGALGTPRAPGGPAGQTYSCSHCQKPMKEGEPAVYAERAGYDNLWHPACFVCCTCTELLVDMIYFWKKGKLYCGRHYGDSEKPRCGGCDELIFSNEYTQAEGQNWHLKHFCCFDCDCVLAGETYVMENEKPVCKPCYMKSHAVCCTACQNPIEPEAQRVSYGDHHWHAEPDCFQCSCCSKCLMGQRFMALQGMLFCSVECKKKAMA from the exons ATGACACTGGGCCATGAAATTGGTGCCGGAGCTGCCTGCCTGAAGTGTAAGGAGAAATGTGAAGGCTTTGAACTGCACTTCTGGAG GAAGATCTGCCGGAACTGCAAATGCGGCCTAGAGGACCACGATGTGCAAATGGGCACGGCAGAAGACCGGAAGGTGGGGAGGCTGTTCGAGGACACCAAGTACACAGGCCTTATGGCCAAGCTGAAGAAAGACGGGGTGCCCAGCTACGGGGGCGCCATGGTCACCCTACCTACCACCCTGCCCGTCAGTGCCATACCCATCAGCACAGCTCATGCCAGCGCCGTGCCCATGAATGCCGCATCTGCCAGTGCCATGCCCGCTAGGGTCGCACCTGCCAGCGGTCTGCCAGCCAAAGCTGCACCTGCCAACGCCACACCTGCAACCACTGTGCCTGCAAAAGCCACGCCCTCCAGTACCGTGGCCAACGCCACACCCATTAGCGCCACGCTTGCAAAGAAGGATGTGCCCGTCATGACCGCCACCTATGAATGGGTTCCACCAGTGGCCAACCAGTGCCTG GTGGTGCGCTACATCGAGCTGCTCCCCGTGGAGAAGCGCCCTGTCGTCGGGTCAGAGGGCGCCGCCTACCGCAAGAAGCAGATGGCCAAACAGCTGCCGGAGCACGACCAGGACCCCTCCAAGTGCCACGAGCTCTCACCCAACGAGGTCCGGCAGATGGAGCAGTACGTGAAGAAGTACAAGGAGGACGCTCTGGGCATGGGCGATCTCGTACTGCCCGAGGAGATGAGCCAGGTGCAGCCCCAGGCCGGAGGTAAGGGTGGCTccggagctggagctggagctggagctggaggaccAGCGGGAGCTGGACCTGGGGCTGGAGTTGAAGCAGGACCCGGAGGTGCAGCTGGAAGCAGGGGCATGACTGCTGCCGTAGGGGCCTTGGGAACTCCAAGGGCTCCCGGAGGCCCAGCAGGACAAACCTAT TCATGCAGCCACTGCCAGAAGCCCATGAAGGAGGGCGAGCCGGCAGTGTATGCAGAACGGGCGGGGTACGACAACCTGTGGCACCCAGCTTGCTTTGTTTGCTGCACCTGCACGGAACTGCTAGTGGACATGATCTACTTCTGGAAGAAGGGAAAGCTATACTGTGGGCGTCACTACGGAGACAGCGAGAAACCACGCTGTGGTGGCTGCGATGAG CTGATCTTCAGTAATGAGTACACCCAGGCCGAGGGCCAGAACTGGCACCTGAAGCACTTCTGCTGCTTTGACTGCGACTGCGTGCTCGCAGGGGAGACCTACGTCATGGAGAACGAGAAGCCCGTGTGCAAGCCCTGCTACATGAAGAGCCATGCTGTG tgctGTACTGCCTGTCAGAACCCAATAGAGCCGGAGGCCCAACGCGTTTCCTATGGAGATCACCACTGGCATGCCGAGCCTGACTGCTTCCAGTGTTCCTGCTGCTCCAAGTGCCTTATGGGACAGCGCTTCATGGCCCTGCAGGGCATGCTCTTCTGCTCTGTTGAGTGCAAGAAGAAGGCCATGGCTTAG